In one uncultured Methanoregula sp. genomic region, the following are encoded:
- a CDS encoding CoB--CoM heterodisulfide reductase iron-sulfur subunit A family protein, whose translation MSSVVVIGAGITGIQAALDIAGHGIHVHLVEREPTIGGHMAQLDKTFPTNDCSMCILSPKMVDVARHPFITVHTCTEVESISGEVGHFQVVLKKHPRYIDESACTGCGDCIEICPVEVYNRFDAGIGVRKAIYKPHQQVVPDYVIKDPEHCIECGLCYDACGPGAVLRKDEEKTTELEAASILVTTGYAVFDAGMKAQFGHLLLPDVITSLELERMINASGPTGGKLKRLSDGKVPESIIFIQCVGSRDITIGRPWCSCVCCMQALKNAMLIKEKNPQMEITICYMDIRSYGKGYEEYFERAKALGIRFLRGMPSDVLADRKGMSLQVENSETSEVQILHPDLVVLSVGIGPSDKTSWIAEKLGIPVEESGFIRSVNDAVDTVATIRPGIYVAGTTTAPRDIPDSVASGGAAAMRAYIDAVRTRST comes from the coding sequence ATGAGTAGCGTTGTCGTCATCGGTGCAGGAATCACCGGTATCCAGGCAGCTCTCGATATTGCCGGCCACGGGATCCATGTCCATCTTGTCGAACGGGAGCCCACCATCGGGGGTCACATGGCACAGCTCGACAAGACATTCCCCACAAACGACTGCTCGATGTGCATCCTCTCCCCGAAGATGGTCGATGTGGCACGCCACCCCTTCATCACGGTCCATACCTGTACCGAAGTAGAAAGTATCAGCGGGGAGGTCGGCCATTTTCAGGTAGTCTTAAAAAAACATCCCCGTTACATTGACGAGTCTGCCTGTACCGGTTGCGGGGACTGCATCGAGATCTGCCCGGTCGAGGTATACAACCGTTTCGATGCCGGAATCGGGGTTCGCAAAGCTATTTACAAACCCCACCAGCAGGTTGTGCCGGATTATGTTATCAAAGATCCGGAGCACTGCATTGAATGCGGTCTCTGTTACGATGCCTGCGGCCCCGGCGCGGTCCTGCGAAAAGACGAAGAGAAAACAACAGAGCTCGAAGCTGCCAGTATCCTGGTAACAACCGGGTATGCAGTATTTGACGCCGGCATGAAAGCCCAGTTCGGTCACCTCCTCCTGCCGGACGTTATCACGAGCCTCGAACTCGAGCGGATGATCAATGCGAGCGGGCCAACGGGCGGAAAATTGAAGCGGCTCAGCGACGGGAAAGTGCCTGAGTCCATCATCTTCATCCAGTGCGTGGGTTCAAGGGACATTACCATCGGCCGGCCCTGGTGCTCCTGCGTCTGCTGCATGCAGGCCCTGAAGAACGCGATGCTCATCAAGGAGAAGAACCCGCAGATGGAGATAACCATCTGTTACATGGATATCCGCTCCTATGGCAAAGGATACGAGGAGTACTTTGAACGGGCAAAAGCTCTCGGGATCCGCTTCCTGCGGGGCATGCCATCCGATGTGCTTGCAGACCGCAAAGGTATGAGCCTCCAGGTGGAGAATTCGGAGACTTCTGAGGTCCAGATCCTTCACCCGGATCTCGTGGTCCTCTCAGTTGGTATCGGACCATCTGACAAGACATCCTGGATCGCTGAAAAACTAGGTATTCCTGTCGAAGAGTCCGGGTTCATCCGTTCTGTAAACGATGCGGTGGATACGGTTGCAACGATCCGCCCGGGAATCTACGTTGCCGGGACCACAACCGCACCCCGTGACATTCCCGACAGCGTGGCTTCAGGGGGAGCTGCTGCCATGCGGGCTTATATCGATGCAGTAAGGACGCGATCCACGTGA
- a CDS encoding gamma carbonic anhydrase family protein gives MDVKVSGVPLFQAANATVIGDVTIGSQVGIWFGAVIRADKDRIVIGDRSNIQDNCVVHTSKGFPTLIGNDVSVGHGAILHGCILGDQVLVGMGAIVLNGAKVGKGSLIGAGAVVTEGMEVPEGSVVVGIPAKNIKQTTPGQKEHIQKNATSYVELAGEYARHE, from the coding sequence ATGGATGTTAAGGTCTCCGGCGTGCCGCTTTTTCAGGCGGCAAACGCTACGGTCATCGGTGATGTCACCATCGGCAGTCAGGTGGGAATCTGGTTCGGGGCAGTCATCCGGGCTGACAAGGACAGGATCGTGATCGGGGACCGGTCCAACATCCAGGACAACTGTGTGGTGCACACGAGTAAAGGGTTCCCCACCCTTATCGGGAATGATGTCTCGGTCGGCCATGGGGCCATCCTCCACGGGTGTATCCTTGGCGACCAGGTCCTCGTCGGGATGGGAGCGATCGTCCTCAATGGCGCAAAGGTGGGAAAAGGATCCCTTATCGGTGCGGGAGCGGTTGTTACCGAGGGGATGGAAGTTCCCGAAGGATCAGTAGTTGTCGGTATCCCTGCAAAAAACATCAAACAGACGACCCCGGGTCAGAAAGAGCACATCCAAAAAAACGCAACATCCTACGTAGAACTTGCAGGGGAGTATGCCCGCCATGAGTAG
- a CDS encoding phosphopantetheine adenylyltransferase: MKVMVGGTFDPLHDGHKQLLGRSFEIAGADGQVTIGLTTDTFASRKVHPIRPFQVRKTELEVFITSSRFPARWQIEPLIDRYGPAIDADFDAIVVSEETIPVAVEINKLRRQKGAKKVDIHQISCVLAEDGRWISSTRIYRGEIDIHGHILH; encoded by the coding sequence ATGAAGGTTATGGTCGGGGGTACGTTCGATCCGCTCCATGACGGTCACAAACAGCTTCTCGGCCGATCATTCGAGATCGCGGGAGCTGATGGCCAGGTTACCATCGGGCTCACTACGGACACCTTCGCCAGCCGCAAAGTTCATCCCATCCGCCCGTTTCAGGTAAGAAAAACAGAGCTCGAAGTGTTCATTACCAGCAGCCGGTTCCCGGCACGCTGGCAGATCGAGCCCCTCATCGACCGTTACGGCCCGGCCATTGACGCGGATTTCGATGCGATTGTCGTCTCTGAGGAGACCATCCCTGTTGCTGTCGAGATAAACAAACTCCGCAGACAGAAAGGGGCAAAAAAAGTTGATATTCACCAGATCAGCTGCGTTCTTGCTGAGGACGGACGCTGGATATCCAGTACCCGCATCTACCGTGGTGAGATTGATATCCACGGTCATATACTGCACTGA
- a CDS encoding pyridoxamine 5'-phosphate oxidase family protein, whose protein sequence is MSSNSYPEKTAMVALTKEISESLTGTKTVFLATSSKNRVPNVVPIGAFKLLDGETLLISDQYFHKTMQNMVENPVVAISWWGEKGGFQIKGPVTIHKNDEIFRQDVAWMKEVRPHLSPKSAVVMKVTEVYHVKPGADAGKKIL, encoded by the coding sequence TTGTCAAGTAATTCTTATCCGGAGAAGACAGCAATGGTCGCACTGACAAAGGAGATCAGTGAGTCGCTGACCGGGACAAAGACCGTGTTCCTGGCGACATCATCGAAGAACCGCGTGCCAAACGTAGTCCCGATCGGGGCATTCAAGCTCCTCGACGGTGAAACCCTGCTCATATCGGACCAGTACTTCCACAAGACCATGCAGAACATGGTGGAGAACCCGGTGGTGGCCATTTCCTGGTGGGGAGAGAAGGGCGGCTTCCAGATCAAGGGACCGGTGACCATCCACAAAAACGACGAGATCTTCCGGCAGGATGTGGCGTGGATGAAGGAAGTCAGGCCCCACCTCTCACCGAAGTCCGCGGTCGTCATGAAGGTCACCGAGGTCTACCACGTGAAGCCCGGTGCCGATGCCGGGAAGAAGATACTCTGA
- a CDS encoding PKD domain-containing protein: MRSKVLFLFAGLLILLTLAIPGVMAADSAQAGYIVVGLSPVAQFDAHYRFSTIPCRVDFVDNSLGSTPLSYSWNFGDGATSTEQNPSHLYNARGTYTVTLTVKNAYGSSTAIKKDFISIGMAPTPDFTASPTSGNVPLAVKFTDLTKGQVTAWQWDFGDGISSSEQNPVHTYRNPGIYNVILTVTNDYGISDVTKTKYINAIGGLQSKFLASPNTGKAPLPVKFTDRSLGSPTSWNWDFGDGATSTDQNPSHTFTTGAAYDVKLTITRGSDSDTSKQVVNVGGVPVADFAGTPVSANQMDTIKFTDKSTNSPTSWAWNFGDAATSTDQNPNHVYQLKGVYTVSLTARNDNGKDTETKLSYINIGMSPKADFIPTYAPYEQYNVPMKVNFIDQSINNPTSWSWNFGDGTTSTDQNPSHAYTSEGTYTVSLTVKNAFGTDTRTRTNLITVGKGAAVDFVADKTVVGVGRIVTFTDLSKNSPTDWVWEFGDGTVGTGSKPDHSYRATGVYDVTLTASNPSVTNSATKKAYITVLNIPRADFVADKTRGGTPLSVQFNDASTGSPTAWKWDFGDGSTSADQNPRHTYTTLGTYTVTLTASNVNGQDTTAKPGYIITTLAPVADFTADRQQGKAPFIVQFKDISTGNPTKWSWDFGDGTSSSEQNPRHIYLKEGAYDVALTATNGYGSDTAFKTGNAPAVSQMIVTTTPEVTPQSTVVAPPVTTAAATSAPVAPTKSPLPPVIAVAALAIALLAAVSITRK, encoded by the coding sequence ATGAGATCGAAAGTACTTTTCTTATTTGCAGGACTACTAATCCTCCTGACCCTGGCAATTCCCGGGGTCATGGCTGCGGACAGCGCACAAGCGGGATATATCGTCGTAGGATTAAGTCCCGTGGCACAGTTTGATGCACATTACCGGTTCTCAACGATCCCATGCAGAGTGGACTTCGTTGACAACTCTCTCGGGTCAACCCCGCTCAGTTATTCCTGGAATTTCGGGGATGGGGCGACTTCGACGGAACAGAACCCCAGCCACCTGTATAATGCACGCGGGACCTACACGGTAACCCTTACCGTAAAGAATGCCTATGGTTCCAGCACCGCAATCAAGAAGGATTTCATTTCAATCGGGATGGCACCAACACCTGATTTCACCGCAAGTCCGACATCAGGCAATGTCCCGCTCGCCGTGAAATTCACGGATCTGACCAAGGGTCAGGTCACAGCCTGGCAGTGGGATTTCGGTGACGGGATCTCATCCTCTGAACAGAACCCGGTCCACACGTACCGCAATCCCGGTATCTACAACGTCATCCTTACCGTAACCAACGATTATGGCATCTCGGATGTAACGAAGACCAAATACATCAATGCAATCGGCGGCCTCCAGTCAAAATTCCTGGCAAGCCCGAACACCGGCAAAGCCCCCCTTCCCGTGAAGTTCACTGACAGGTCTCTTGGGAGCCCCACATCCTGGAACTGGGATTTCGGGGATGGAGCAACTTCAACTGACCAGAATCCCAGCCATACATTCACTACCGGCGCAGCGTACGATGTAAAGCTCACAATCACCCGGGGCAGTGACTCGGATACTTCCAAGCAGGTTGTAAACGTGGGTGGCGTTCCTGTTGCGGATTTTGCCGGCACACCGGTTTCCGCCAACCAGATGGATACCATCAAGTTCACCGATAAATCTACCAATTCACCCACATCATGGGCCTGGAACTTTGGGGATGCAGCAACTTCAACTGACCAGAACCCGAATCATGTCTACCAGCTGAAAGGAGTCTATACGGTCTCGCTCACCGCCAGGAATGACAACGGAAAGGATACTGAGACAAAACTGAGTTATATCAATATCGGTATGTCCCCGAAAGCCGATTTCATACCGACCTATGCACCTTACGAACAATACAATGTGCCGATGAAGGTGAACTTCATCGACCAGTCGATCAATAACCCGACATCCTGGTCCTGGAATTTCGGGGATGGAACAACTTCAACTGACCAGAACCCCTCGCACGCATATACCAGCGAAGGGACATATACGGTTTCTCTCACCGTGAAAAACGCCTTTGGAACGGATACGAGAACCAGGACGAATCTCATCACCGTAGGAAAGGGGGCAGCGGTTGATTTCGTTGCCGATAAGACGGTTGTCGGCGTAGGAAGAATTGTTACGTTCACGGACCTCTCCAAGAATTCCCCCACCGACTGGGTCTGGGAGTTTGGCGACGGGACTGTCGGGACCGGTTCAAAGCCCGACCACTCATACCGTGCCACCGGTGTCTACGATGTTACCCTGACGGCATCCAACCCGTCGGTGACCAACTCTGCGACCAAGAAGGCGTACATTACCGTCCTGAACATCCCGCGGGCAGACTTTGTTGCTGACAAGACCCGGGGCGGCACTCCCCTGTCGGTCCAGTTTAACGATGCCTCCACGGGAAGCCCGACTGCCTGGAAGTGGGACTTCGGTGACGGATCAACCTCCGCAGATCAGAACCCCCGGCATACCTATACAACACTCGGGACGTACACGGTAACACTGACGGCCTCGAATGTCAACGGACAGGATACAACGGCGAAACCCGGCTATATCATCACTACCCTTGCGCCAGTGGCAGACTTCACTGCTGATCGTCAGCAGGGAAAAGCCCCGTTCATTGTCCAGTTCAAGGATATCTCTACCGGAAACCCGACGAAATGGTCCTGGGACTTCGGTGACGGAACCTCCTCATCCGAACAGAACCCACGCCACATTTACTTAAAAGAAGGCGCGTATGATGTCGCACTGACCGCAACCAACGGGTACGGCAGCGATACCGCATTCAAGACCGGTAACGCTCCTGCAGTTTCCCAGATGATAGTAACTACTACCCCTGAAGTTACCCCGCAGAGTACCGTAGTTGCACCTCCAGTGACCACGGCTGCAGCCACATCAGCGCCGGTAGCACCGACCAAGTCGCCACTGCCCCCAGTAATTGCAGTCGCGGCCCTTGCAATCGCACTTCTTGCAGCAGTCAGTATAACCAGGAAATAA
- the pyrI gene encoding aspartate carbamoyltransferase regulatory subunit: MKTSEAAENEGLLVRRIKNGTVIDHIDGGEALNVVKILGITGATQEALSIATNVQSRNMGRKDIVKLTNRELSKEEVNRIALISPHATINIIRNFKVWEKKGVEIPGIIEGIVRCPNPGCISNTNEPITSKFEVTPKGLHCRYCDWVITKDLTSHII; the protein is encoded by the coding sequence ATGAAAACAAGCGAGGCTGCCGAGAACGAAGGGCTCCTTGTGCGGAGGATCAAGAACGGTACCGTGATCGATCATATTGACGGTGGTGAGGCTCTCAATGTGGTCAAGATTCTTGGCATCACCGGAGCAACCCAGGAAGCCCTCTCGATTGCAACGAACGTTCAGAGCAGGAACATGGGACGAAAGGACATTGTCAAGCTCACCAACCGCGAACTCTCCAAGGAGGAGGTCAACCGCATAGCACTCATCTCCCCCCACGCCACAATCAATATCATCCGGAATTTCAAGGTCTGGGAGAAGAAAGGTGTTGAGATCCCGGGCATCATTGAAGGGATCGTCCGCTGCCCCAACCCCGGGTGCATCTCCAATACCAACGAACCCATTACCAGCAAGTTTGAGGTCACACCGAAAGGACTGCACTGCAGATACTGCGACTGGGTCATAACAAAAGACCTGACAAGTCATATCATCTGA
- the pyrB gene encoding aspartate carbamoyltransferase: MGTQHIISIGDFDRDEIDRLLDHAGQIDRKQFDPDALVGKILAVLFFEPSTRTRMSFESAMARLGGTSLSVGSVDACSMAKGETLADTIRVVSGYADAIVIRHPKEGAARLAAEFSTVPVINAGDGAGQHPSQTLLDLYTIRQSMPIDGIDVALVGDLRYGRTAHSLASALSLYNARLHTVSPTGLELPATLAADLRDRGMEIIEHDDISEIIPDVDVLYVTRIQRERFPDSASYFNVSSSYRITPELLSDARKHLIILHPLPRVDEIDPRVDASPHAKYFDQSRNGVPMRMAMLLQVMR, translated from the coding sequence GTGGGAACGCAGCATATCATTTCCATTGGCGATTTTGACCGGGATGAGATCGACCGCCTGCTGGATCACGCAGGACAGATTGACAGGAAACAGTTTGATCCGGATGCACTTGTCGGTAAGATTCTTGCCGTCCTCTTCTTTGAACCCAGCACGCGAACGCGGATGTCCTTCGAATCCGCCATGGCGCGTCTTGGCGGCACTTCCCTCTCGGTCGGGAGCGTCGACGCATGCTCCATGGCAAAGGGTGAGACCCTTGCCGATACCATCAGGGTTGTGAGCGGATACGCGGATGCAATCGTCATCCGGCATCCCAAGGAAGGAGCGGCACGGCTTGCTGCAGAGTTCTCAACCGTCCCGGTCATCAACGCCGGAGACGGTGCAGGCCAGCACCCGTCCCAGACGCTCCTCGACCTGTATACCATCCGCCAGTCAATGCCCATTGACGGTATCGATGTGGCGCTTGTCGGGGACCTCCGGTACGGGCGGACCGCCCATTCGCTTGCCTCGGCCCTCTCCCTCTACAATGCCCGGCTGCACACGGTCTCCCCCACCGGTCTTGAACTTCCGGCAACGCTTGCTGCAGATCTCCGTGACAGGGGAATGGAGATTATTGAACACGATGACATCAGTGAAATTATCCCCGATGTCGATGTGCTCTATGTCACCCGTATCCAGCGGGAACGATTCCCTGACTCGGCATCATACTTCAATGTCTCCTCCAGTTACCGTATCACTCCGGAACTCCTCTCTGACGCCCGCAAACACCTGATCATCCTCCACCCCCTCCCGCGGGTTGACGAGATAGATCCCCGGGTAGACGCATCCCCTCATGCAAAATACTTTGACCAGTCCAGGAACGGCGTTCCCATGCGGATGGCAATGCTCCTCCAGGTGATGCGATGA
- a CDS encoding DegT/DnrJ/EryC1/StrS family aminotransferase, whose amino-acid sequence MDTIPIARPAIGQEEILAVTEVLESGMLAAGERVAQFEQKFADYCSTTHAIAINNGTAALHAALLAIDIGPGDEVIVPAFSFIATATTVSMCGAKPVFVDVNGDTYNIDPARIEERITDKTRAVIGVHLFGQPFDVDAVKKVCESRNLKLIEDAAQAHGAIYHGEKVGGLGDLGCFSFYATKNMITGEGGMVTTNSRALADRLRLTINHGQKEKYLHTRLGYNYRMTDLAAAIGLVQLKKLDKFNLRRRKNAEYFNANLSVKGLVTPKVMEGTNPVYHQYVIRLTEEFPMKRQEFADYLKSKGIGSAIHYPIPIHRQPLYDTANGPDPCPVSTRLSESVLSLPVHPLLDQKELAYICETINKVR is encoded by the coding sequence GTGGACACAATACCCATTGCACGGCCGGCCATCGGTCAGGAAGAGATATTAGCGGTAACAGAAGTCCTCGAATCCGGAATGCTTGCTGCCGGTGAACGTGTTGCGCAGTTCGAACAAAAGTTTGCTGATTATTGCAGTACCACGCACGCAATCGCCATCAACAACGGTACCGCGGCACTTCATGCTGCCCTTCTCGCCATCGACATCGGTCCCGGTGATGAAGTGATCGTACCCGCCTTCTCCTTCATTGCAACGGCAACCACCGTCTCGATGTGCGGGGCAAAACCCGTTTTTGTGGATGTCAACGGTGACACCTATAATATCGATCCTGCCCGGATCGAGGAACGCATAACGGACAAGACCCGGGCGGTAATTGGTGTCCACCTGTTCGGCCAGCCGTTCGATGTCGATGCAGTAAAAAAGGTCTGCGAGTCCCGCAACCTGAAGCTCATTGAGGATGCGGCACAGGCCCATGGGGCGATTTACCATGGCGAAAAAGTGGGGGGGCTCGGGGATCTTGGCTGCTTCTCGTTCTATGCCACGAAGAACATGATTACCGGCGAGGGCGGGATGGTTACGACGAACAGCCGGGCACTGGCCGACCGGCTGCGCCTGACCATCAATCACGGCCAGAAAGAGAAGTATCTTCACACCCGGCTTGGCTATAACTACCGGATGACCGATCTGGCTGCTGCCATCGGCCTCGTTCAGTTGAAAAAACTCGACAAGTTCAACCTCCGCAGGAGGAAGAATGCTGAATATTTCAATGCGAATCTCTCCGTGAAGGGCCTTGTCACCCCGAAGGTCATGGAAGGAACAAATCCGGTGTATCACCAGTATGTAATCCGGCTCACCGAAGAATTCCCGATGAAAAGGCAGGAATTTGCCGACTACCTGAAGTCGAAGGGGATTGGTTCAGCTATCCACTACCCGATTCCCATCCACCGTCAGCCGCTCTACGATACGGCAAACGGGCCCGATCCGTGCCCGGTCTCGACCAGGCTTTCTGAATCGGTCCTGAGCCTGCCGGTCCACCCGCTGCTTGATCAGAAAGAACTTGCATATATCTGTGAGACCATCAACAAGGTGAGATGA
- a CDS encoding Gfo/Idh/MocA family oxidoreductase: MDVGVIGTGMMGRNHVRVYSELKSVGSVGVFDVRAGSAEEIARQHGADACPTLRALLDACDAVSVCVPTPFHVDVVRQVFESGTSVLIEKPICASSAEAISLLSHKPAGITVGVGHIERFNPIVQEIRKIVDKPLYVEMKRHNPASARVSGSTVVEDLMIHDIDVLLSLFGTPSDIHSAGNVDVCSVLAKCGTMPVALSASRKSSKKIRMIYIEEEEFTIEGDFMTQEITIYRKPGQYQFEAERYVQENIIEKVMVNKLEPLKRELGTFIDCVRNKKPFPVTPEQAVENLRVCETILAGL, translated from the coding sequence ATGGATGTCGGGGTTATCGGTACCGGTATGATGGGAAGGAACCACGTCCGCGTCTACTCCGAGCTGAAAAGCGTGGGTTCAGTCGGCGTCTTTGATGTCAGAGCCGGCTCTGCAGAAGAGATTGCCCGTCAGCACGGGGCAGATGCCTGCCCCACTCTTCGCGCCCTTCTCGACGCCTGCGATGCGGTCAGCGTCTGTGTCCCGACACCGTTCCACGTGGATGTCGTGCGGCAGGTTTTCGAATCCGGTACATCGGTTCTTATCGAGAAACCGATCTGTGCATCATCTGCTGAAGCGATCTCTCTCCTTTCTCATAAGCCTGCAGGGATCACAGTTGGCGTGGGGCACATCGAGCGGTTCAACCCGATCGTCCAGGAAATCCGGAAGATCGTGGACAAACCGTTGTATGTCGAGATGAAACGGCACAATCCTGCATCTGCGAGGGTAAGCGGCAGCACGGTGGTCGAGGACCTGATGATCCACGACATCGATGTCCTCCTCAGCCTCTTCGGGACGCCGTCGGATATTCACAGTGCAGGGAATGTCGACGTCTGCAGTGTTCTCGCGAAATGCGGGACGATGCCCGTTGCCCTTTCGGCAAGCCGTAAGTCCTCGAAGAAGATCCGGATGATCTATATCGAGGAAGAAGAGTTCACCATCGAAGGCGATTTCATGACCCAGGAGATCACCATCTACCGCAAGCCGGGGCAGTACCAGTTCGAGGCTGAGCGGTATGTTCAGGAGAATATCATTGAAAAAGTGATGGTCAACAAGCTTGAACCCCTGAAACGGGAACTGGGAACCTTTATTGACTGTGTCCGGAATAAAAAACCGTTCCCGGTCACGCCGGAACAGGCCGTGGAAAACCTGCGGGTGTGCGAGACCATTTTAGCGGGGCTCTGA
- a CDS encoding nucleotide sugar dehydrogenase: protein MLSDHIRKRGPIKKIGVIGMGYVGIPAAALFADSPVFDRVYGFQRDSPSSGYKIAMLNRGESPLKGEEPGLEELLSKVVAAKKFSCTSDFSKIRKLDAVTLSIQTPFLNKEDLLPDFSALKDGIRNVGSYLSPGMLVVLESTVTPGTTTGLAREILEQESGLLAGVDFALAHAPERVMVGRLLRNIREHDRIVGGIDEVSTRRAAELYSPVLTTGKVIPMSSTAAEVTKTAENTFRDLQIAAINELALYCEAMGINVYDVRTGIDSLKGDGITRAMLWPGAGVGGHCLTKDTYHLERGVQVLGKDLLDYPPGEPSLYVLARRINDFMPVHMFRLTIDGLKRAGVSPEGAKVALLGWAFLSNTDDTRNTPSEPFRDLLLKEGAVVCVHDPYVAEYPGVPVVPFVEEALQDADAIVIFAGHHQYRTLDPKVLRNLSGRKHPVIIDGRNMADPDAYIREGFVYKGIGRGDKNSHAIVET from the coding sequence ATGCTGTCAGATCACATCAGGAAACGCGGGCCGATTAAGAAGATAGGTGTTATCGGTATGGGGTATGTCGGGATACCGGCAGCAGCCCTGTTTGCAGATTCGCCGGTTTTTGACCGGGTCTATGGCTTCCAGCGGGATTCCCCTTCGTCGGGTTACAAGATCGCAATGCTGAACCGGGGCGAGAGCCCGCTCAAAGGCGAGGAGCCGGGCCTTGAGGAACTCTTATCAAAAGTTGTTGCAGCAAAAAAATTCTCGTGCACTTCTGACTTTTCGAAGATCCGTAAGCTGGACGCGGTTACGCTCTCGATCCAGACGCCGTTTCTGAACAAGGAAGATCTCCTGCCGGATTTCTCGGCTTTAAAGGACGGGATCCGGAATGTGGGGAGCTACCTCTCTCCGGGAATGCTCGTGGTGCTGGAATCCACGGTAACGCCCGGGACCACGACCGGCCTTGCCCGGGAGATTCTTGAACAGGAATCGGGTCTTCTTGCAGGTGTCGATTTTGCCCTTGCGCATGCACCCGAGCGGGTGATGGTAGGCCGGCTCCTCCGGAACATTCGGGAGCACGACCGGATTGTCGGGGGTATCGATGAAGTGAGCACAAGAAGGGCTGCCGAGCTCTACTCACCGGTCCTCACGACGGGAAAAGTCATCCCTATGTCTTCCACGGCAGCGGAAGTGACCAAGACCGCCGAGAATACGTTCCGGGACCTCCAGATAGCGGCCATCAACGAACTGGCGCTCTACTGCGAGGCAATGGGGATCAATGTCTACGATGTCCGGACCGGCATCGACAGTCTCAAGGGAGATGGGATCACGCGTGCCATGCTCTGGCCGGGAGCCGGTGTCGGCGGTCATTGCCTGACCAAGGACACGTATCACCTTGAACGGGGGGTCCAGGTGCTGGGAAAAGACCTGCTTGATTACCCTCCCGGTGAGCCCTCGCTCTACGTGCTTGCCCGGCGGATCAACGATTTCATGCCCGTCCATATGTTCCGGCTCACCATCGATGGCCTGAAGCGCGCCGGTGTTTCACCGGAAGGTGCAAAAGTCGCCCTGCTCGGCTGGGCATTCCTCTCCAATACGGATGATACCCGGAACACCCCTTCCGAACCCTTCCGGGATCTTTTACTGAAGGAAGGAGCGGTTGTCTGCGTGCATGACCCGTATGTTGCCGAATATCCTGGTGTACCGGTTGTTCCCTTTGTCGAGGAGGCCCTGCAGGATGCCGATGCGATCGTGATCTTTGCCGGTCACCACCAGTACCGGACCCTGGACCCGAAAGTGCTCAGGAACCTCTCCGGCAGGAAGCACCCGGTCATTATCGATGGGCGCAACATGGCCGATCCCGATGCCTATATCCGGGAAGGCTTTGTGTACAAGGGTATTGGCAGGGGCGACAAGAATTCGCATGCGATTGTGGAAACGTAA